From the genome of Candidatus Promineifilum breve, one region includes:
- a CDS encoding PQQ-dependent sugar dehydrogenase, whose product MALSFKRIGLFLALAGGLGWLLWLGTGAATSRPAAVPFVALEPFVSDLDQPVHVVGSGVAGDGRLFVVQQRGKIRVVNPNGTLRAAPFLDISERVDQTTGRTGLFGLAFHPNYAANGTFFVYYLQRAGDVFTARLSRFRVTADPNVADPTSENILLAVTKDHAGHNAGDLLFGPDGYLYWPLGDGDSRVIGPRPQDPTTVLGKIVRINVDDLPSEGAADCKGSGSGDYSIPPSNPLAGSPAACDEIWAFGLRNPWRLSFDRQTGGLYLTDVGEDAWDELNYAAPGAGGGRNYGWPCYEGDAVFEAAQWPARGCDAATPFTLPILTQAIHVNNDCSIIGGYVYRGTRYPALIGRYFMTDYCSGNLRSLTREGGEWVVTLHDALAPFGAVSFGQGNDGELYVVNLLGNEILHLVGDEEAATATPTATTPPGATATPTTTPTTTPDPTGTVTVTATVAPTATPVWSHRGYLPAALGSPADEPPPMPAAGRGGPTGHQGGRR is encoded by the coding sequence ATGGCACTGTCATTCAAGCGGATCGGATTATTCCTGGCCCTGGCCGGCGGGCTGGGTTGGCTGTTGTGGCTGGGCACAGGCGCGGCCACCAGCCGCCCGGCGGCCGTCCCCTTTGTGGCCCTGGAGCCGTTCGTGAGCGATCTGGACCAGCCGGTCCACGTCGTCGGCAGCGGCGTGGCCGGCGATGGGCGGCTGTTCGTCGTGCAGCAGCGGGGCAAAATCCGGGTCGTCAACCCCAACGGCACGCTGCGGGCGGCGCCTTTTCTGGACATCAGCGAGCGCGTCGACCAGACCACCGGCCGCACCGGCCTGTTCGGGCTGGCCTTCCACCCCAATTACGCCGCCAACGGCACTTTCTTCGTCTACTATCTCCAGCGCGCCGGCGACGTGTTCACCGCCCGCCTGTCGCGCTTCCGGGTGACGGCCGACCCCAACGTGGCCGACCCGACCAGCGAGAACATCCTGCTGGCCGTGACCAAGGATCACGCCGGGCACAACGCCGGCGATCTGCTGTTTGGGCCGGATGGCTATCTCTATTGGCCGCTGGGCGACGGCGACAGTCGGGTCATCGGCCCCCGGCCGCAAGACCCGACGACCGTGCTGGGCAAGATCGTGCGTATCAACGTGGATGACCTGCCGAGCGAGGGAGCGGCCGACTGTAAAGGGTCGGGCAGCGGCGACTACTCCATCCCGCCGTCGAATCCGTTGGCCGGGTCGCCGGCGGCCTGCGACGAAATCTGGGCGTTCGGCCTGCGCAACCCGTGGCGGCTCAGCTTCGACCGGCAGACGGGCGGCCTCTACCTGACCGACGTGGGCGAGGATGCCTGGGACGAGTTGAACTATGCCGCGCCGGGGGCGGGCGGCGGCCGGAACTACGGCTGGCCGTGCTACGAGGGGGACGCCGTCTTCGAGGCCGCCCAATGGCCGGCGCGCGGCTGCGACGCGGCCACGCCCTTCACCTTGCCCATCCTCACCCAGGCCATCCACGTCAACAACGATTGCTCGATCATCGGCGGCTACGTCTACCGGGGGACGCGCTACCCGGCGCTGATTGGCCGCTACTTTATGACCGACTACTGCTCCGGCAATCTGCGCAGCCTGACGCGCGAGGGGGGCGAATGGGTCGTCACGCTCCACGACGCCCTGGCCCCGTTCGGCGCCGTCTCCTTCGGCCAGGGCAACGATGGCGAACTGTACGTGGTCAACCTGCTGGGCAACGAAATCCTGCATCTGGTGGGCGACGAAGAGGCCGCCACGGCCACCCCGACGGCGACCACGCCGCCCGGCGCGACCGCCACACCCACCACCACGCCGACTACCACCCCCGACCCGACCGGAACCGTAACCGTGACGGCCACCGTGGCCCCTACGGCCACGCCGGTTTGGTCGCATAGGGGCTATCTACCGGCCGCGCTGGGCAGCCCGGCCGATGAGCCGCCGCCCATGCCGGCGGCCGGCCGCGGTGGCCCCACCGGCCACCAGGGAGGAAGAAGATGA
- a CDS encoding InlB B-repeat-containing protein, with protein MMKPRMTPIVRWLGPVVLLLVMVARAGSAAPEAPQAPAAVSFIYWTDQSTGSANGEIWRSNPDGTGADAPLVTGLTNPRGLALDEANNQMYWVDRATDKLQWAPLAGGSAVNFCNGLFSPDDMKLDLESRWVYWSEPVQNRIRRSPLTACNPQTVLDADDGLGDVVGIALDLANNQIYWTEFGAKRVRRANLDGTGVVTLIETGLGGPLEIALDLDGADKYLYITDSPNNTPGYGGRVLRAPLSGGNMTQNGPELDNPRGLALDLAAGQLYVIDAEAKTLKRWDLDGQNAVTLKSGGVTLNDPRAVALRFGGQTCYTLSRQHTGNGSNPTANPPNSTGCPNDQYTENATISVSAVPSAGWAVSGWSGTINNNSTGPTNTVVMPANNHTVIVHYDQPCYMLDRQHTGQGSNPTATPANSTGCPAGQYAPGTVITLTAAPAANWIVDSWSGADNGAAILVNTVTMPDGHHTVIVNYVFDDTTCYTLTRRHTGQGADPIASPPSSNGCDTLGQYKQGAVITLTADPAPNWRVDGWSGTDNDNSPATINTVTMQTGDRTVSVFYEVTAHSLAHIPMIVDIPPPPCFAGPNEVEDNNSFATANGQLCAAGVFNGLPQDRLDFFSFDTTTAGHVAVTVSDHHGGGVQLQLWHNGVSIADDTNQNDGLSVAVPNAAPGRYYVLIYAETPKPGETRAYAMQVVWP; from the coding sequence ATGATGAAACCCCGTATGACGCCCATTGTTCGTTGGCTTGGGCCGGTTGTGCTGTTGCTGGTCATGGTCGCCCGGGCCGGTTCGGCCGCGCCCGAGGCGCCCCAGGCCCCGGCGGCGGTCAGCTTCATCTACTGGACCGACCAATCGACCGGCTCGGCCAACGGCGAGATCTGGCGCTCGAACCCCGACGGCACGGGGGCCGACGCGCCGCTGGTGACCGGCCTGACCAACCCGCGCGGCCTGGCCCTCGATGAGGCCAACAACCAGATGTATTGGGTCGATCGCGCCACCGACAAGCTACAATGGGCCCCGCTCGCCGGCGGCTCCGCGGTTAATTTCTGCAATGGTCTGTTCAGCCCCGACGATATGAAGCTCGACCTGGAATCGCGTTGGGTCTACTGGTCGGAGCCGGTCCAGAACCGCATCCGCCGCTCGCCGCTGACCGCCTGTAACCCGCAGACGGTGCTCGATGCCGACGATGGGTTGGGCGACGTGGTGGGCATCGCCCTCGACCTGGCTAATAACCAGATCTACTGGACGGAATTCGGCGCGAAGCGGGTGCGCCGCGCCAATCTGGACGGCACGGGCGTGGTAACGCTGATCGAAACCGGGTTGGGCGGGCCGCTGGAGATCGCCCTCGATCTGGACGGGGCCGACAAGTACCTGTACATCACCGACAGCCCCAACAACACGCCGGGCTATGGCGGCCGGGTGCTGCGCGCCCCGCTGTCGGGGGGCAACATGACCCAGAACGGCCCCGAACTGGATAACCCGCGCGGCCTGGCCCTCGACCTGGCGGCGGGCCAACTCTACGTCATCGACGCCGAGGCCAAGACCCTCAAGCGCTGGGACCTGGACGGCCAGAATGCCGTCACCCTGAAGTCGGGCGGGGTTACGCTGAATGACCCGCGCGCCGTGGCCCTGCGTTTCGGCGGCCAGACCTGCTACACCCTGAGCCGGCAACATACCGGCAACGGCAGCAACCCCACGGCCAATCCGCCCAACTCGACCGGCTGCCCGAACGACCAGTACACCGAAAACGCCACGATCAGCGTGTCGGCCGTGCCCTCGGCCGGCTGGGCGGTCAGCGGTTGGAGCGGCACGATCAACAACAACAGCACCGGCCCGACCAACACGGTCGTCATGCCGGCCAATAACCACACGGTCATCGTCCACTATGACCAGCCGTGCTATATGCTGGATCGCCAGCACACCGGCCAGGGCAGCAACCCGACGGCCACGCCGGCCAACTCGACCGGCTGCCCGGCCGGCCAGTACGCGCCCGGCACGGTCATCACCCTGACCGCCGCGCCGGCCGCCAACTGGATCGTCGATAGCTGGAGCGGCGCGGACAACGGGGCGGCGATTCTGGTGAACACGGTCACCATGCCCGACGGCCACCATACCGTGATTGTCAATTACGTCTTCGATGACACGACCTGCTACACGCTGACCCGCCGGCACACCGGCCAGGGGGCCGACCCCATCGCCTCGCCGCCCAGTTCCAACGGCTGTGACACCCTCGGTCAATATAAGCAAGGGGCGGTCATCACGCTGACGGCCGATCCGGCCCCTAATTGGCGTGTGGACGGCTGGAGCGGCACAGACAACGACAACAGCCCGGCGACGATCAATACGGTCACCATGCAGACGGGCGACCGTACCGTGAGCGTCTTCTACGAAGTGACGGCACACTCATTGGCCCACATCCCGATGATCGTTGACATCCCCCCACCGCCGTGCTTCGCCGGGCCGAACGAGGTGGAAGACAACAATTCCTTCGCCACGGCCAACGGGCAGTTGTGCGCCGCCGGAGTCTTCAACGGCCTGCCCCAAGACCGGCTGGATTTCTTCTCGTTCGATACGACGACCGCCGGCCACGTGGCGGTGACGGTCAGCGATCACCACGGCGGGGGGGTGCAGCTGCAATTGTGGCACAACGGGGTATCCATCGCCGACGACACCAATCAGAACGACGGTCTGAGCGTGGCGGTTCCCAACGCCGCGCCGGGCCGCTACTACGTGCTGATCTACGCCGAGACGCCCAAACCGGGCGAGACGCGCGCCTATGCCATGCAGGTTGTCTGGCCCTAG
- a CDS encoding right-handed parallel beta-helix repeat-containing protein, with protein MDESNQYPNESARRRRWLASLLMRRDSRVWPRYARLIERLGRRPRGRRRPWQRRLVATLTGAGLLLALAGFGAWAAPDNVISVVDGEVGIANNGKCSLHEAIITANDTYDGRPISDCAAGNYNGADTIILPAGGLFTITGAGNSNPKYGDTGLPWIESAVIIEGNGATIQRPFSAGAFRLLAVSPSGDINLKNVTLSGGYAYLNSPYIYEGNYYHYAGMGGGILNLGALTLSGVTVRDNIAYSYYDSGMGGGIANLDTLVISASNILNNTATGAYGGVGGGIWNDDSLTILNSTVSGNRATGEYTSGGGIDNRGYLEIDGTQLIYNAATGYTAWGGGIDNSYYAIITTSLIAGNSAGIGSDLYGFAYGGGINNGYVLEMTNTTVSGNVVRKGAGGGINNLYQVTITNSTITGNANDGIDAGCTSADDEHKTIVRRSLVSGNAGHNIDSQDPLVNYAGCQPVVTLDSHNLIGNFGDPATRGVTPGFSDIVPPGGLGSILGVLGAHGGPTWSHALPAGSPAIDRAPSSVCSAAPVGGVDQRGQPRNRNGDGASSNNECDIGAYEFQPQVLPDTSTPTSTVTPTRTLTATPTPTRTRTPAGTATATSTGTLTSATPTATVTPTPTGTRPSVAAFRALVPLALYVPPTCFAGPNEEDPNNLQTEANGPLCNGQTYHGRPEDNYDVFYFDMAAAGPIAVELNDIAVAGGQLGLLSAGFTPIAYDVTPGDGFRISRANEPAGRYYIVVHTPAPDGGAGPYALRVTFATR; from the coding sequence ATGGACGAATCCAACCAATACCCCAATGAATCTGCAAGGCGACGCCGCTGGCTGGCGAGCCTGCTGATGCGCCGCGACAGCCGGGTGTGGCCCCGTTATGCTCGTCTCATCGAGCGACTGGGGCGACGGCCGCGCGGCCGGCGGCGGCCGTGGCAGCGACGGCTGGTTGCCACCCTGACCGGCGCGGGGCTGTTGCTGGCGCTGGCCGGCTTCGGCGCGTGGGCGGCCCCGGACAATGTGATCTCGGTGGTCGATGGCGAGGTCGGTATCGCCAACAACGGCAAGTGCTCGCTCCACGAGGCCATCATTACCGCCAACGATACGTATGACGGCCGGCCAATTTCCGATTGCGCCGCCGGCAACTACAACGGCGCCGATACCATCATCCTGCCGGCCGGCGGCCTGTTCACCATCACGGGGGCTGGCAATTCCAACCCAAAATATGGCGACACGGGCCTGCCCTGGATCGAGAGCGCGGTCATCATCGAGGGCAACGGGGCGACCATCCAGCGGCCATTTTCGGCCGGCGCTTTCCGCCTGCTGGCCGTCAGCCCCAGCGGGGATATTAACCTGAAAAACGTGACGCTATCGGGCGGCTATGCCTACCTGAATAGCCCCTATATCTATGAGGGGAACTATTATCACTACGCCGGGATGGGTGGCGGCATTCTCAACCTGGGCGCACTGACCCTGAGCGGGGTCACAGTCAGGGACAACATCGCCTACTCTTATTACGACTCGGGCATGGGCGGGGGAATCGCCAATCTGGACACGCTGGTGATCTCCGCCAGTAATATTCTGAACAACACCGCCACCGGCGCCTATGGTGGGGTTGGCGGTGGCATCTGGAACGACGATAGCCTGACTATCCTGAATAGCACCGTATCGGGCAACCGGGCCACGGGCGAGTATACGTCCGGCGGGGGCATCGACAACCGAGGCTATCTTGAAATCGATGGGACGCAACTGATCTATAACGCGGCTACGGGTTATACCGCCTGGGGCGGGGGCATCGATAATTCGTATTACGCGATCATCACCACCAGCCTCATCGCCGGCAATTCCGCCGGGATCGGTTCGGATTTGTATGGTTTCGCCTATGGCGGCGGTATCAACAACGGCTATGTGTTAGAGATGACGAACACGACGGTCAGCGGTAACGTCGTAAGGAAAGGCGCCGGCGGAGGTATTAACAATCTATATCAAGTCACGATCACCAATAGCACGATAACCGGCAATGCCAACGACGGCATCGACGCCGGTTGCACGAGTGCCGACGATGAACATAAAACAATTGTGCGCCGTTCACTCGTATCGGGCAACGCCGGCCACAATATCGACAGTCAAGACCCGCTCGTCAACTATGCCGGTTGCCAGCCGGTCGTGACCCTCGATAGCCACAACCTGATCGGTAATTTCGGCGACCCGGCTACCCGGGGCGTGACGCCGGGCTTCTCCGACATTGTGCCGCCCGGCGGCTTGGGGTCAATTCTCGGCGTGCTGGGCGCGCACGGCGGGCCGACCTGGAGCCACGCCCTGCCGGCGGGCAGCCCGGCCATCGACCGCGCGCCCAGCAGCGTGTGTAGCGCGGCCCCGGTGGGTGGCGTCGATCAGCGCGGCCAGCCGCGCAACCGCAACGGCGACGGCGCTTCGTCGAACAACGAATGCGACATCGGCGCTTACGAATTCCAGCCCCAAGTCCTGCCCGATACCTCAACCCCCACATCGACGGTTACCCCGACGCGAACGTTGACAGCCACGCCAACGCCAACCCGAACACGCACCCCAGCAGGTACCGCCACGGCTACATCGACTGGAACGTTGACATCGGCTACACCAACAGCAACCGTCACGCCAACACCCACCGGCACGCGGCCGTCCGTGGCTGCCTTCCGCGCTCTTGTCCCCCTGGCGCTCTATGTGCCGCCGACCTGCTTTGCCGGCCCCAACGAGGAGGACCCCAACAACCTCCAGACCGAAGCCAACGGCCCGCTCTGTAACGGCCAGACCTACCACGGCCGGCCGGAGGATAACTACGACGTGTTCTACTTCGATATGGCCGCCGCCGGGCCGATTGCCGTTGAACTGAACGACATCGCCGTGGCCGGGGGGCAGTTGGGGCTGTTGTCGGCCGGCTTCACGCCCATCGCCTACGACGTGACGCCGGGCGACGGCTTCCGCATCAGCCGGGCCAATGAGCCGGCCGGGCGGTATTACATCGTTGTCCACACCCCCGCGCCGGACGGTGGGGCGGGGCCGTATGCGCTGCGGGTGACGTTTGCCACACGGTAG